From the Methanobacterium sp. CWC-01 genome, the window CTGTTTATACCTCTGATATTCTAACCATTGACTTGGAGAAGACCATTACAGATATACAAAAAGTCTACTCACAGGCTATAAACCTAGCCGTGAACGCAGTGGTGTTTACCGACGAGTCCATGCCTCTGTTAATATCCAAGGCTGCCGGCCAGTCCCTGAACTTGGCTCTGAATGCAGATATATTAACTTCTAAAACCACTGATCTTATCCTGGCCAAGGCTTACGCTCAGATGCTGGCTTTGGCATCCGAGTTATCTGCCAAGGATGGTGATGCCCTGGACGATGAACTTCAAGAGAAGATAAGTGCTCAGGCCACATCAACAGCAGTGTCCGAGGATAAAGAAGAAGAGGAAGAAGAGGAAGAGGAAGAGGAAGAGGAAAAAGAAGAGGATGCCGCCGCTGGGCTGGGAGCCCTCTTCGGATGATTAAACTAAAATTTAAGAAATTTGAGGTGATCTCATGGAATACATATACGCAGCAATGTTACTACACTCTGCAAGTCAGGACATAAACGAAGATAATGTGAAGAAAGTTTTAGAAGCAGCCGGGTCCGAAGTGGACGAAGCCAGGGTTAAAGCCCTGATCGCCGCATTAGAGGATGTGGACATAGAAGAAGCTATGGAGAAAACTGCCGTAGCTGCTGCTGCTCCTGTAGCTGCCGCTGCCCCAGCTGAAGCTGAAGAAGCTGAAGCTGAGGAAGAAGAGGAAGAAGAAGAGGAAAAAGAAGAAGAAGCTGCTGCCGGTCTCGGCGCTCTCTTCGGATAGATCCACTTCCCGTCAAAGTATCTTACTTTGACTTTTTTACTTATTTTTTTATTTTAATTCATTAGCATCCCTAATCAAAGGATAAATACTTAGTTAATAGGGATCAAATCCAGGGATAATTATAAGTTTTTTAAAAAATTTCACCGATGATTATCATGTCCCAACAGTTGAAAGAACTTGGATACACCAAGAAAGCTTGTAAAACTTGTGGTAACGATTTTTGGTCCATTGGAGGCCGTGATACGTGTGGAGACGCCCCCTGTGATGAGTACTCATTTATTGGGGATCCTGCGACCAGTCAAAAATATGATCTTTTCTCGATTCAGGATATTTTCACCCGTTTTTTTAAAGAAAGGGGACACACACCCATCCGACGTTATCCGGTGCTGGCCAAGAGATGGCGGGACGATGTTTTCCTGGTTGGTGCCTCCATCTACAACTTCCAACCCTGGGTAACCAGTGGCCTGGTGGAACCCCCGGCCAATCCTCTGGTAGTTGCCCAGCCATCCATTCGTCTTAACGATGTGGACAACGTGGGACGGACTGGCCGGCACATGACCTGCTTCACCATGGGTGGCCATCACGCCTTTAATTCTCTTGAAAACAATATTTACTGGCAGGATGAGACTGTGAAATACTGTCACGATTTCATAGCCCATCTGGGCATAAATCCCGAGGAAATCACCTTCATCGAGTCCTGGTGGGAAGGAGGGGGTAACGCCGGTCCTTGTTACGAAGTCTGTGTAAGAGGAGTGGAACTGGCCACCCTGGTATTCATTCAGTACCGCACCCTTCCCGGAGGGGAAAGGGAAGAGATCCCCTTAAAAATCGTGGACACCGGTTACGGATTGGAACGTTTCGCCTGGATTTCCCAGGGCACACCCACCGCCTATGACGCCTCCTTTGGCCCGGTAATAGACCAGTTGAAGGAAATGGCTAGGGTGGAATTTGATGAACGCATATTATCAGAAAACGCTCAAGTTGCCGGTATGATGGACATCGAAGACATTGCAGACCTTAAGATCCTTCGGCAGAGGGTGGCTGATCGCTTAGATTTATCCCTGGATGAGTTGACCAGGTCCACCCGACCCATGGAGGCCATCTACATCATCGCCGATCACACCCGCTGTTTAGGTTTCATGCTGGCCGATGGGGTGATACCTTCCAACGTCAAGGAGGGATACTTGGCCCGGCTAGTACTGCGCCGGACCATACGTTTTATGAAGGAGCTGGGACTGAAACAGTCCCTGCGGGAAGTTATGGAGATACAGATGGACTTTCTCTCCCAGACTTACCCGGAAATTCGGAACCACCAGGAGCATGTGCTCCGGGTTATGGATCTGGAGGAGAAACGTTACCATAAAACCATCCGCAAGGGACAGCAGATGGTTAGAAAAAGCATTAAACATCTGAAAAAAGAGAAAAAAGATGATATGCCCCTTGAGATGCTTATCAAACTTTATGACTCCCATGGAATACCACCCGAAACCGTGGAAGAACTGGCCCTTGAGGAAAACTTCCCGGTGACCATACCGGACAACTTCTACACCCTGGTAGCTGAGGAGCACTCCAAGGAAGCTACTGAAGAGGAAGCTCCCCTGAAGCTGAATTATCCAGATACGGAACTACTATTCTATGATAAACCGCAGGAGAATAAATTTCAGGCCCAAATTCAGGGCATCCATGAGAACGGGATAATCCTTGATCAAACACTTTTCTATCCAGAGGGAGGTGGTCAGCCATCTGATATTGGTTACCTGGATATAAAAGGAGAAAAGCTGAAGGTTTCACACGCTGAAAAGGTAGGTACGGTGGTACTGCATCATGTGCATCCTGAAAGTCTAAACCAACTTGATCCCAAGCCAGGGACGATTATTAAAGGCACAGTAGACTGGGATCGGCGTCTGGCCCTCACCCGTAACCACACTGCAACTCACCTGGTCGTGGCTGCTGGCCGGCAGATACTGGGGGACCATATCTGGCAGGCTGGGGCCCAGAAAGGAATAAAAAAATCTCGAATCGACCTTTCACACTACAAACGCATAAAGACCGAGGAACTGCAGCGAATAGAACTTCTGGCCAACCAATGGGTCATGGATAACCTGGAAATTAAAACTACTTGGATGGACCGTACCGAAGCGGAAAAGACCTATGGATTTGTACTATACCAGGGAGGAGTGGTTCCTGGTTCCAAGATAAGGGTGGTGCAGATTCCAGAGATCGATGTGCAGGCCTGCGCTGGAACCCATGTAAACCGGACTGGAGACATTGGTCTGGTCAAGATCAACCGGACCGAACGTATACAGGACGGAGTGGAACGTTTAGAGTTCTCAGCAGGTAGGGCCGCGGTGGAAGCCCTGCAGGAGAGTGAAACCCAACTTCGGGACAGCGCCACGGTGTTTAAGGTAACCCCGGACCAACTCCCTAAAACTGCGGATCGGTTCTTCACCGAGTGGAAGGCCTTTAAGAATGATATAAAACGTCTTCAGGGACAGGTGGCTGCCCTTAAAAAAGAGGGAATAGCTGGAAATTCCGAACAAATCAGTGGCCTTAACTTGATCAGGGATACCATCGACGCTGAAATGCCGGAACTAATCAAAATCGTCACCGAGTTGGTTGAGAAGGAAGATGTGGATATTGCAGTAGTAGGAAGTCCAGAAGGTAAGATAGTAGGAGCTGTATCTGAAAAGGCCTTGAAGCGTGGAATTAAGATCAATAAGATCATTAAGGGAGCCGCTGGTGTGTTAGGTGGAGGTGGTGGAGGTAAACCACAACTGGCCCAGGGCGCCGGCCGTCATCCGGAAAAGATGAATGAAGCCCTAGAATTTGTTTACAATGACATAAAGAGCAGATTATCCCAAAAGAGTCTTAACGGGTTTATCTAAAACCGCAGAGGAATTCAATTCTTATCGGATCAAACCGTCATTTTCTGTTTTGGATGAAGCCTTTAATGTCTTAAACCTGAAGAAGGGCTTAAAGGTTGTTAAGGAGGATGTCTAACCCTCCAGAATTTGAAGAAGTTTAATCTCACATAACTACTCAGGAGATAAGAAGGGTTTAATGAATAATGGGTTTAATGAATAATCCCTAACCTCATTAGATAATAGAATAATAAAAGAAAACATTCAAAACCCCAGGGGCTAATTTTCATGAAACGCACCATCCAAGAAATAGAGGCCAGGATAGAAAGTGGAGAAGCAAACGTCTTAACCGCTGAAGAAGTTACTAAAATGGTTTTAGAGGGAGAAGAGGTCACAACGGCTGATGTGGATGTAATAACCACCGGTACCTGCGGTATTATGTCTGGAACCCTGGCTATTTTTCATCTGCCAGTGGCCGAGCCAGGAGCGTTTAAAAAGGCTAACCATATTCTATTAAATGGTATACCTGGATTTCCAGGGCCATGTCCTAATGAATGGCTGGGATCTGTTGATTTTGTTATTTATGGAACCACACACAGCTTGAATGATCCTAATTATGGGGGCGGATTCCTTTTCAAGGATCTTGTGAAGGGTAAAGAGATAGAAGTGGAAGTGGAATCATCAGAAGGTAACGTTCTTAGAACTCCAGCCACTCTGGATGATTTTGGAACTGCCCAACTGTTGGGAACCAGGTTTGCCTTCAAAAACTACACTGCTTTCGTGAATCCCACATCTCAACCGATTTCATCGATATTTAATGCTGTAGACATGTTAGGACCATTTAAAGGACTTTCATTCTCTGGTTGTGGGGAACTGAACCCCCTACAAAATGATCCGGAACTGAATACTCTCAAGAAAGGTGCTAATGTACTTCTTAACAATTCCGAAGGCATTTTTATCGGACAGGGCACCAGAAGCACTCCCCATAAACCAAACATGATGCTTACTGCAGATATGCGTGGAATGGATTCCCACTATCTGGGAGGTTATCTCACCGGTGCCGGGCCAGAAGTCTACAACAGTGTAGCCACTGCCATCCCCATCCTGGATGATTCCATACTAAAAAGAACCTTCATAAAAAATGAAGAGATTACACTCCCTATTACCGATATCAGAGGGAGACATAGTGTTTTAGGTGAAACTGATTACGGAGCGGTGTGGAGAGATGTTGATGAGAGACCGGTGTACAAGGAGGAGGACTGTCGACGTTGCCAGCAGTGTCTGGTGGAGGAAAGGTGCCCCACTGGGGCCTTCCAAAAAAACTATTTGAATCTTAAACGATGCTTCGGGTGTGGGATGTGCAGCTTTGCCTGTCCCTACCAGATCTTTCACATGAACACTGGACAGGTGAAAATGGATTGTGATGATGAAGTAATTGAGATACCTGTGACCTGTCGCCAGTCCGATATTAAACGTGCCCGGGAACTGGCAGCAGAACTCAAAAACCGAATTATTCAGGGAAAATTTAGTTTAAGATTTTAATAGTCTATTTACTTGATAAGTTCTTGATTTAAGTTCTTGATTTAAGTTCTTGATTTAAGTTCCCAGTGATAAAATGTTCTGGGCGTCGCTGGTGAAAATCAGCAGCCCCACCACAAATCCCACCACCAGAGCCAGGACCAGGAACAGAATTAAAGTCCCCCAGATAGAAGTTTCCCCCTCTTCTATCTCCGTAGACTCCCTGTAATCACCATAATCAGGATATTCCACATAATCGTAGGCCTCTTCCGGTTCATGATAATAATCCTCATCCGAGTAATATGGATCGGCCTGCTGCTCCTGATATTCTCCCTTCATAAACTTGTTCTGCAGAGGCTTGTAATCTCCATTCTCCTGGAATAATCTTCTTTTTTTCCCTCGTGGTTTATATTCCCTGCCAGATAATTCCATTCCGCATTGATTACAGTAAATATCTTCGGGCCTTATTTCTCCACCACAGTTACGGCATTTCATGTCTAGTTACGACTCCTTTTACACCATATGTTAGTTTATGATATTTATAAAGCCCAGGTCTCTGGCATAATCCACCACTTCAGAAACTTCTAGTGGAGATGTTGGTCTGGATAACTCATCATAATGGAAGGCCTGGTAATGGGGCTGATACTGGTCCATGATATTTATGACCACATCTGCACCTAAATTTCGGTGTATCCATTGTATCAGGGGTAAAGAACAGCACTCCACATGGCCCGGTAGAACCAAATGCCTGATGATCATATCTCCCCCTTGTCTAGCCCACTTATGATTAGTTCCCACCACCTCCATGTAATCGGGAACACCGGAAAGCCTCCGGGCACATTCATCATTTCCGTACTTGAAGTCGGTCAAGTATAAGTCTGCAAAACCTTCCAACAGCTGCATGGACTCCTGGGAGAGGTACATGTTGCTATTCCAGACCAACGGAATATTCTCTCTGGTTAAGTTCATGGTTTTTAAAATGTAGTGCAAGTTGGGGGCGGGATCTCCTCCCACAAAATTCACATTCCGTGACCCTTCCCTTCGACGCAGGTCAATTCTCCTAGCCAGGGTAGAGGGGCTTACTTTCATTCCTAATTTAGGATTTTGGCTTATATCCGAGTTCTGACAGTAAACACACTTTAAATTACAACCAGCAAAAAAAATGGTATGACTAGGAATCAGAAGAGCTTCCTCTCCAAGGTGCATGAATTCAGAGGTTACTAGGGGTTCTGTTACACCGCAGACGCCAGGTTTAACTCTTCGATCAACCTGGCATCTTCTGGGGCAGAACACGCATTCGGTGAATAAAATCCCGGCAATTTTGATTTTAAGATCCATAAAAGAGAAATTAGAATAAGCATCAGGAGTAGTATTCAGAGTTTTTAGGTGATCTATGACATTCTGATGTTCTTTCCATAAACTTTTTAGAGTTTCTGAATTTGAGGCAGGAGTATGGGAGGCGGTTTTATATTTTGATGCTCTTTTATCCTGACTAACTTCATAATAGGTTTTAAGGGCATCATCTATCATATTTAACCTCTTTTAAAAAGGTTATCCTACCACCCGAAGGTTGGAACATAACAACTGAGGAATAATGAAGGGACCCAGTTGTCTTTTCTCTCCGGATATTCCCTTAACGTCCTTTAATATTTCGAATATGTTACCCGAAAGCATAGCCTTCTTCACCGGCCCTTCAATCTCCCCATCCTTAATTAGAAAAGCATTCATGGCCTCTACCGAAAAATCACCGGATATGGGGTTGGCAGTGTGTGCTCCCAGCACATCGGTAACCAAACAACCCTCCTGGACTTCATTTATGTCCGGGTAGTTTTCAAATTCCACAAGTAAGTTGCTTAGACTGACTGAAGGCATATCAGCATAGGAAGTCCTCATTCCATTACCAGTGCTTTCCATATTGCCTTTTTGGGCCGTGTAAATATCATATATAAAATTCTGGAGAACTCCATCCTTAATTAGGGTGGTTCTCTGGGTGGGTGTTCCCTCTCCATCCCCATGGGATGAATAGAGACCTCCGTTAATTGTACCATCATCATAAATATGAAGTCCATCTGCAGCCACCTGTTCTCCTTCCTTTCCAGCATAGATGGAACGTCCTCTTTGAACGTTATCCCCGTTGATGGCCTGGGTGAAGGTGGAAAGAAGTCCAGCCGCGGCTTGATGATCCAGCACTACCATCATGCTTCCAGTTTCCACTGGTTCACCTCCCCTGGAATCCAAGGCTATCCTGCAAGCCTTACCTGCAATTTTTTCTGGATCCAGCTCCATCTGACAGGAGGAGTGGGATTCATGTGCGGTGGAGACCCTTTCCCCATCCCGGGCATTGACTGATATAAAACCAGAGAACACGGTGGAAGAATTTTTACACTCAGCTCCCTGAGAATTTAATAATACACTATTTCTGTAACCCACAGCATAACCACCGGATGTAGGCTGACAGCCTTCTTCCAGGGCGGTGGATACTAAAAGTTTACCAAAATCAACCGCTTCTTCTACATCAAGATATTCAGCCCGCTTATCATAAAGATCTTTTACAATAGGATAGCTACTTAGAGAGGCGAATTTGAAGTTTTCATCAGGGAGGTTGGCCCTGGCACTGTCTGCTGCCTTCTGGACCGTTTCATCCATCAAGTCCAGGTTGGTGGTGTAGGCAAAGCCCATCCTTCCCTGGACAATAACCCTTATACCCATTCCCAGGGAGTACACTTTCTTGGCAAAACCCACCCTATCCTTCTGTATGTCAACATCTAGGCCTTCTTCTTTTTCTAAATAGATTTCAGCTTCATCTACCAATTTCCGGGCTTTATCTAGAGCTTCGTGTGCCAACTCTTCCATCACAGTAAGAACCTCCTAATTGCTTCATTCACCCCATCTCCATAGGGCTTTTCGGTGACATAATCAGCTTTAATCTTAAGTTCCGGGTCAGAATTGGCCACCGCTACCTTCCAGCCAGCTTGTTCTAAAAATTCCAGGTCATTTTCACTATCCCCAATAGCCATTATCTCCTCAGGATTAATTCCCATGTTTTTGGCAACTTTAAGGAGTGACAATCCCTTATTCACTGCCGGATCAGTTAGATGTAACGCGAATTGGGTGTCGTATACTTCCACATCCCAACTTTTCAGGGCTTCCTTAACCTTCTTTACAGGTAGGCTGCGCTCCAAGGCTATTTCCGAGACACGGGCTGATGAGTACTCCACCTTTTTAACGTCGTATAATTTCCTGAGATGTTGGAAGGCCCTTTCACATTTTTCCAGATTACCCAGTACCGATATTTCGCCCGCATACTCAATTACCCCACCATTTTCAGCTACCAACCCTCCGGTGGTTCCCAGGAGGATAGATATGGTTTTGGTGGAACAGAGTATGTTTCCGGTTACGATGATGACGGGAATCCCCCGGTCTTCAACTTTTCTTATGGCCTCCAGGGCCCCAGGGCATAATCTACGTTTCTGGTCAGTAATGGTGCCATCCACGTCCAAGGCCAAGGCTTTAATGGAGATAAGATCATCCTCCCTATACAAATGAACCGTAACGGTACGCTATATTACACGTACCCTCTTTACTGACCATACAAGCCCCTATAGGATTGGTAGGTGTGCATTTGTCCTTAAATAGTGCACAATCCTCAGGACGGGCCACTCCCCGAAGTATGGGGCCGCACAGACATCCCGTTGCAACTTCCTGGGATGGCTCCACATGGAGATCGAATTTCTGCCGGGCATTATACTGAGAGAATTCATCCCGAACTTCATAAACAGAATTAGGTATATCTGGGAACCCTCTCCATTCCCTGGTTTTAATGTAGAAGACCTCTTCTAAAAGTTTTTGGGCCTTCAGATTTCCTTCCTCCCTTACGGCTCGCTGGTACTCGTTCTGGACCAGTGCTTTGCCCTCATTTATCTGCTTAAGAATCATGTACACCGACATGAGGACATCAAGGGGGTTGAAACCTGCTACCACCTGGGGAATGCCGTATTTTTCGGAAAATATCTGGTAAGGACCGGTCCCTATGATGGTAGAAACGTGTCCTGGTTCTATGAGAGCATTTAGATTAACCTCACCAGACTCTATCAAAAATTGAAGAGCAGGCGGTATTAGCCGGTGACAGGATAGTATAGAGAAGTTTTCAGGAGGTTCCGCTACC encodes:
- the rpl12p gene encoding 50S ribosomal protein P1 produces the protein MEYIYAAMLLHSASQDINEDNVKKVLEAAGSEVDEARVKALIAALEDVDIEEAMEKTAVAAAAPVAAAAPAEAEEAEAEEEEEEEEEKEEEAAAGLGALFG
- the alaS gene encoding alanine--tRNA ligase, which gives rise to MIIMSQQLKELGYTKKACKTCGNDFWSIGGRDTCGDAPCDEYSFIGDPATSQKYDLFSIQDIFTRFFKERGHTPIRRYPVLAKRWRDDVFLVGASIYNFQPWVTSGLVEPPANPLVVAQPSIRLNDVDNVGRTGRHMTCFTMGGHHAFNSLENNIYWQDETVKYCHDFIAHLGINPEEITFIESWWEGGGNAGPCYEVCVRGVELATLVFIQYRTLPGGEREEIPLKIVDTGYGLERFAWISQGTPTAYDASFGPVIDQLKEMARVEFDERILSENAQVAGMMDIEDIADLKILRQRVADRLDLSLDELTRSTRPMEAIYIIADHTRCLGFMLADGVIPSNVKEGYLARLVLRRTIRFMKELGLKQSLREVMEIQMDFLSQTYPEIRNHQEHVLRVMDLEEKRYHKTIRKGQQMVRKSIKHLKKEKKDDMPLEMLIKLYDSHGIPPETVEELALEENFPVTIPDNFYTLVAEEHSKEATEEEAPLKLNYPDTELLFYDKPQENKFQAQIQGIHENGIILDQTLFYPEGGGQPSDIGYLDIKGEKLKVSHAEKVGTVVLHHVHPESLNQLDPKPGTIIKGTVDWDRRLALTRNHTATHLVVAAGRQILGDHIWQAGAQKGIKKSRIDLSHYKRIKTEELQRIELLANQWVMDNLEIKTTWMDRTEAEKTYGFVLYQGGVVPGSKIRVVQIPEIDVQACAGTHVNRTGDIGLVKINRTERIQDGVERLEFSAGRAAVEALQESETQLRDSATVFKVTPDQLPKTADRFFTEWKAFKNDIKRLQGQVAALKKEGIAGNSEQISGLNLIRDTIDAEMPELIKIVTELVEKEDVDIAVVGSPEGKIVGAVSEKALKRGIKINKIIKGAAGVLGGGGGGKPQLAQGAGRHPEKMNEALEFVYNDIKSRLSQKSLNGFI
- a CDS encoding methanogenesis marker 16 metalloprotein, coding for MKRTIQEIEARIESGEANVLTAEEVTKMVLEGEEVTTADVDVITTGTCGIMSGTLAIFHLPVAEPGAFKKANHILLNGIPGFPGPCPNEWLGSVDFVIYGTTHSLNDPNYGGGFLFKDLVKGKEIEVEVESSEGNVLRTPATLDDFGTAQLLGTRFAFKNYTAFVNPTSQPISSIFNAVDMLGPFKGLSFSGCGELNPLQNDPELNTLKKGANVLLNNSEGIFIGQGTRSTPHKPNMMLTADMRGMDSHYLGGYLTGAGPEVYNSVATAIPILDDSILKRTFIKNEEITLPITDIRGRHSVLGETDYGAVWRDVDERPVYKEEDCRRCQQCLVEERCPTGAFQKNYLNLKRCFGCGMCSFACPYQIFHMNTGQVKMDCDDEVIEIPVTCRQSDIKRARELAAELKNRIIQGKFSLRF
- a CDS encoding zinc ribbon domain-containing protein; translated protein: MKCRNCGGEIRPEDIYCNQCGMELSGREYKPRGKKRRLFQENGDYKPLQNKFMKGEYQEQQADPYYSDEDYYHEPEEAYDYVEYPDYGDYRESTEIEEGETSIWGTLILFLVLALVVGFVVGLLIFTSDAQNILSLGT
- a CDS encoding radical SAM protein, yielding MIDDALKTYYEVSQDKRASKYKTASHTPASNSETLKSLWKEHQNVIDHLKTLNTTPDAYSNFSFMDLKIKIAGILFTECVFCPRRCQVDRRVKPGVCGVTEPLVTSEFMHLGEEALLIPSHTIFFAGCNLKCVYCQNSDISQNPKLGMKVSPSTLARRIDLRRREGSRNVNFVGGDPAPNLHYILKTMNLTRENIPLVWNSNMYLSQESMQLLEGFADLYLTDFKYGNDECARRLSGVPDYMEVVGTNHKWARQGGDMIIRHLVLPGHVECCSLPLIQWIHRNLGADVVINIMDQYQPHYQAFHYDELSRPTSPLEVSEVVDYARDLGFINIIN
- a CDS encoding TldD/PmbA family protein translates to MEELAHEALDKARKLVDEAEIYLEKEEGLDVDIQKDRVGFAKKVYSLGMGIRVIVQGRMGFAYTTNLDLMDETVQKAADSARANLPDENFKFASLSSYPIVKDLYDKRAEYLDVEEAVDFGKLLVSTALEEGCQPTSGGYAVGYRNSVLLNSQGAECKNSSTVFSGFISVNARDGERVSTAHESHSSCQMELDPEKIAGKACRIALDSRGGEPVETGSMMVVLDHQAAAGLLSTFTQAINGDNVQRGRSIYAGKEGEQVAADGLHIYDDGTINGGLYSSHGDGEGTPTQRTTLIKDGVLQNFIYDIYTAQKGNMESTGNGMRTSYADMPSVSLSNLLVEFENYPDINEVQEGCLVTDVLGAHTANPISGDFSVEAMNAFLIKDGEIEGPVKKAMLSGNIFEILKDVKGISGEKRQLGPFIIPQLLCSNLRVVG
- a CDS encoding phosphoglycolate phosphatase — encoded protein: MYREDDLISIKALALDVDGTITDQKRRLCPGALEAIRKVEDRGIPVIIVTGNILCSTKTISILLGTTGGLVAENGGVIEYAGEISVLGNLEKCERAFQHLRKLYDVKKVEYSSARVSEIALERSLPVKKVKEALKSWDVEVYDTQFALHLTDPAVNKGLSLLKVAKNMGINPEEIMAIGDSENDLEFLEQAGWKVAVANSDPELKIKADYVTEKPYGDGVNEAIRRFLL
- the hypD gene encoding hydrogenase formation protein HypD, which translates into the protein MKNLSREILKRIEKIARPVKIMHVCGSHEHTIMQHGIRTLLPPEVEVVAGPGCPVCCVPSREVDECLELARQGVTIATFGDMLRVPGSKGSLAEAKAEGADVRVVYGVRNAVEMSQKFDKEVVFMSAGFETTAPTTAAELVAEPPENFSILSCHRLIPPALQFLIESGEVNLNALIEPGHVSTIIGTGPYQIFSEKYGIPQVVAGFNPLDVLMSVYMILKQINEGKALVQNEYQRAVREEGNLKAQKLLEEVFYIKTREWRGFPDIPNSVYEVRDEFSQYNARQKFDLHVEPSQEVATGCLCGPILRGVARPEDCALFKDKCTPTNPIGACMVSKEGTCNIAYRYGSFV